One region of Chitinophaga varians genomic DNA includes:
- a CDS encoding DUF4302 domain-containing protein, with product MRKKLLYLLLVLAGIYSCKKESDPMFDKSPDERLNDTLQRYQQILTHAPYGWKALVYPGGSPKSVYSFYFRFNDSNRVQMYSDFEQSSTVAAKESSWRLKALQQPSLLFDTYSYLHVLCDPDGSQNGGDYGRGLGSDFEFSINGMTGDTMVLTGRFNRSRAILVKATQQEQTDYYQQHINRNIDSVRKILTYFHKLTLGNTRYDVQVNTLTHRITFTWVVGGEVKTATTGYYYTSKGIALSPAFSDGTNTISSFENVRFEDGAVKGTINGQPASISETVRPLAMDIAAPKRWYQFALAQRRYWVADQGFHVNGVDDAYGLRALPDFVAATFWPEAGGQGSGIDAFGIIVPEEGQLTLMYGVIHSAPTFTNDGRVVFHDSRLFGDLPPDPTPLLRTRTLMADQTGFFLVQTSATTYDMVSAKDGKSWITWVF from the coding sequence ATGAGAAAGAAACTTTTGTATTTATTACTGGTCCTTGCAGGTATCTATTCCTGTAAGAAAGAGTCAGACCCGATGTTTGACAAGTCGCCCGATGAGCGGCTCAACGATACCTTACAACGGTACCAGCAGATACTGACACACGCTCCTTATGGCTGGAAAGCGCTGGTATATCCCGGTGGTTCGCCCAAATCGGTGTACAGCTTTTATTTCCGGTTCAATGATTCCAACCGGGTGCAGATGTACAGCGACTTTGAGCAGTCTTCCACTGTTGCTGCCAAAGAAAGCAGCTGGCGGCTTAAAGCCCTGCAGCAGCCCAGCCTGCTGTTCGACACCTACTCTTACCTGCACGTGCTCTGCGACCCTGACGGGAGCCAGAATGGCGGCGACTATGGCAGAGGGCTGGGATCGGACTTTGAGTTTTCCATCAATGGCATGACCGGCGACACCATGGTGCTGACCGGCCGTTTCAACAGAAGCCGCGCCATACTGGTGAAAGCCACGCAACAGGAGCAGACGGATTATTACCAGCAGCATATCAACCGTAACATCGACAGCGTACGGAAAATACTGACCTATTTCCACAAGCTTACCCTCGGCAACACCCGCTACGATGTGCAGGTGAACACACTGACGCACCGCATCACCTTTACGTGGGTAGTGGGAGGGGAGGTAAAAACCGCTACTACCGGTTACTACTATACGTCGAAGGGAATTGCGCTGTCACCGGCCTTCTCGGACGGTACCAATACCATCAGCAGCTTTGAGAACGTCAGGTTTGAAGACGGTGCCGTAAAAGGTACTATCAACGGTCAGCCTGCCAGTATATCAGAAACCGTCAGGCCGCTGGCGATGGACATTGCCGCGCCTAAACGCTGGTATCAGTTTGCCCTGGCACAGCGCCGTTACTGGGTGGCCGATCAGGGCTTCCATGTAAACGGTGTAGACGATGCCTACGGCCTGCGCGCACTTCCGGACTTCGTTGCGGCCACTTTCTGGCCCGAAGCCGGCGGCCAGGGCTCCGGCATTGATGCCTTTGGCATCATTGTGCCCGAAGAAGGACAGCTGACGCTGATGTACGGCGTAATACACAGCGCACCCACTTTCACCAATGATGGCCGTGTTGTTTTCCATGACAGCAGGCTCTTTGGCGATCTGCCTCCGGACCCAACGCCGTTGCTGCGTACCCGTACGCTGATGGCAGACCAGACAGGTTTTTTCCTTGTACAGACCAGCGCCACCACTTATGACATGGTCAGCGCTAAAGATGGTAAGTCATGGATTACCTGGGTGTTCTGA
- a CDS encoding putative zinc-binding metallopeptidase: MKLFLLALSFLLLMSCSKKDDLGKVDDIPGLGGDTWVKGPLDRWLFDTLTVPYNIAVKYKWDQFEFELNKTLVPPREEKIIPVMSAIKKVWMSTYIAEAGDLFFRRYCPKYFILSGSASWNENGTITLGTAEGGRKVVLYLVNDFVTRDMPDYKPGDSANVKQMFHVIEHEFGHILHQTVMYPVEFKRICAGLYTANWNNIDDMSAYKDGFVTPYAMSGYDDDFVEMISTMLVEGRTGFDRIVNSIPPGYSINGTSQADAKARLRRKEAMVVSYFQTVWHIDFYSLQSRTRREINKLLY, translated from the coding sequence ATGAAACTTTTTCTTCTCGCTTTGTCCTTTCTGTTGCTGATGTCCTGCAGCAAGAAGGATGACCTGGGCAAGGTAGACGACATTCCCGGACTGGGAGGCGATACCTGGGTGAAAGGCCCGCTGGACCGGTGGCTCTTCGATACGCTCACCGTGCCGTATAACATAGCTGTAAAATATAAATGGGACCAGTTTGAATTTGAACTGAATAAAACGTTGGTGCCTCCCCGTGAGGAGAAGATCATCCCCGTGATGAGTGCCATCAAAAAAGTATGGATGAGCACTTACATCGCGGAAGCGGGAGACCTGTTCTTCCGCCGCTACTGCCCCAAGTACTTTATCCTCAGTGGCAGCGCCAGCTGGAATGAAAACGGCACTATCACCCTGGGTACCGCTGAAGGTGGCCGTAAAGTGGTGCTGTACCTCGTCAACGATTTTGTGACCCGCGATATGCCCGATTACAAACCCGGTGATTCTGCCAATGTAAAACAGATGTTCCATGTAATAGAGCATGAATTCGGTCATATCCTCCACCAGACAGTGATGTACCCGGTAGAATTCAAACGGATATGTGCCGGCCTGTATACGGCCAACTGGAACAATATCGATGATATGTCAGCCTATAAGGACGGCTTTGTTACTCCTTATGCCATGTCTGGTTATGACGATGATTTTGTGGAGATGATATCCACCATGCTGGTAGAAGGCAGGACCGGATTTGACAGGATCGTCAACAGTATTCCTCCGGGATACAGCATCAATGGCACGTCACAGGCCGATGCGAAAGCAAGGCTCCGCAGAAAAGAGGCGATGGTGGTGAGCTATTTCCAGACTGTATGGCATATCGATTTTTATAGCCTGCAATCCCGCACCAGAAGAGAAATCAACAAGCTATTGTATTAA
- a CDS encoding RagB/SusD family nutrient uptake outer membrane protein has product MELRYITVSTTRFIRPFVTAALTIGLLTLGSCRKYLEQVPDSTWTDLSTPDKVSKLLGTAYPQSSYVTMCEAMTDNVADKGAGVISRPNQDAYLFRDIQSIEQDSPEAYWTACYVAIAAANQALEACDKAADKKAYATQRGEALVARAYAHFMLVNIFSRMYDPATAANDPGIPYVTVPETVVIKQYDRKTVAYVYDMVEKDLLEGLPLISDDTYKVPRYHFNRSAAYAFATRFYLYKRDYAKVVQYADQAFANNDVASNMRGWNTTYSSLSPEQIFDLYANAKENANLLLVETQSLYGRSVGQYRYDLDNARQLQVLGYNVTGGRWAYPIYYYGSQNYFVPKLTEYFVKSSVNATIGQPYVMVPLFTTEEVLFNRAEANAQLGKSAAALKDLNLFASKRIRNYDPSVHTITTTSIRNFYGISNEKDGLIHTILDFKRAEYLQEGMRWFDLQRYKMSVVHTTREGEILELKPGDNRWVFQIPQSATTSGIALNPR; this is encoded by the coding sequence ATGGAATTGAGATATATAACTGTTTCGACTACACGTTTTATAAGGCCCTTTGTGACAGCCGCACTGACAATAGGCCTCCTCACACTGGGCAGTTGCCGCAAGTACCTGGAGCAGGTGCCTGACAGCACCTGGACCGACCTGAGCACACCTGATAAGGTGTCTAAGCTGCTGGGCACCGCTTATCCGCAATCGTCTTACGTGACGATGTGCGAAGCGATGACGGACAACGTGGCTGATAAAGGCGCCGGTGTTATCAGTCGCCCCAATCAGGACGCGTATTTGTTCCGCGACATACAGTCCATCGAACAGGATTCCCCTGAAGCCTACTGGACGGCCTGCTACGTAGCTATTGCTGCCGCTAACCAGGCGCTGGAAGCCTGCGACAAGGCCGCTGACAAAAAAGCCTACGCCACGCAGCGGGGAGAAGCGCTGGTGGCCCGCGCCTACGCGCACTTTATGCTGGTGAATATTTTCTCCAGAATGTATGATCCTGCCACGGCCGCCAATGACCCCGGTATTCCCTATGTGACCGTCCCTGAAACAGTGGTGATCAAACAATACGACCGCAAAACGGTGGCTTATGTGTATGACATGGTGGAGAAAGACCTGTTGGAAGGATTGCCGCTGATCAGTGACGATACTTATAAGGTGCCGCGCTATCATTTTAACCGCAGCGCCGCCTATGCATTCGCCACCCGTTTCTATCTCTATAAAAGAGACTACGCAAAGGTGGTACAGTACGCAGATCAGGCATTCGCCAACAACGATGTGGCCAGCAACATGCGCGGTTGGAACACTACCTACAGCAGCCTTTCACCGGAACAGATCTTCGACCTCTATGCCAACGCCAAAGAGAACGCGAACCTGCTGCTGGTGGAAACACAATCGCTCTATGGCCGCAGCGTGGGACAATACCGCTATGACCTTGACAACGCCAGGCAGCTGCAGGTCCTGGGATACAATGTTACCGGCGGCCGCTGGGCTTACCCGATATACTATTATGGCTCCCAGAATTATTTCGTGCCCAAGCTGACGGAATACTTCGTGAAATCCTCCGTGAACGCCACTATCGGTCAGCCTTATGTAATGGTGCCGCTGTTCACCACAGAAGAAGTGCTGTTCAACCGGGCAGAGGCCAATGCACAGCTGGGCAAATCCGCTGCTGCGCTGAAAGACCTCAACCTCTTTGCCAGCAAACGTATCCGCAACTACGATCCGTCTGTGCACACCATCACCACTACGTCCATCCGGAATTTTTATGGTATCAGTAATGAAAAGGACGGGCTGATACATACCATCCTCGATTTCAAACGGGCGGAATACCTGCAGGAGGGCATGCGTTGGTTTGACCTGCAACGCTATAAAATGTCCGTCGTGCATACCACCCGTGAAGGCGAGATACTGGAGCTGAAACCGGGAGACAACCGCTGGGTGTTCCAGATCCCGCAGTCCGCCACCACATCCGGCATCGCATTAAATCCGAGATAA
- a CDS encoding SusC/RagA family TonB-linked outer membrane protein: MHNKTRYYICCLTLFLSLFHLQAGAVDLQDALDKKITLHLHDVVLKDALEKISNLAEVSFVYVGNEVLNANKVSISAHNEKVGDLLHKILTPYSLSYSVIYDRIVIRRDASKKLTSLTTVSTPRQVTPRFTDVKGTVISEKKEPLPGVTVLVKGSSRGATTNAKGEFEIHRVPGDAILVFNFTGYKMEEVHSSEFKNGSITIVMKEKPTRLQEVVVTGFQSIDKSKFSGAATRLKGEDVKIDGITDVSRMLEGRVAGVAIQNVSGTFGTAPKVRVRGATSINGDNKPLWVVDGVVLEDVVNISNDQLSSGDPTTLLGSAVAGLNANDIESFDILKDAAATALYGARAMNGVVVITTKKGRAGKPVIAYSGNFSTQLKPNYNNFNIMNSGQQMSVLAELERKGILTSDILSRGDIGVFGKLYESLDADGSGNFPVQNDPVAMKAFLLRYANANTDWFGLLFRNNFVQEHSLSISSGTDKSQSYFSTSFYSDNGWTLADKVNRYTLNYRNTYKFSDRLSAGFSALASVRQQKAPGALTRSSNPVEGQYDRDFDINPFSYSLNTSRTLTAYDQNGNLEYFRRNFAPFNIINELRNNSLDLNMMDLRLQGDLGWRLTRNIRYEFTGAIRYVKSSREHQITENANMANAYRAAGNATIARNNKFLYRNPDDPDAQPVIVLPAGGFYNRTEDQLMNFDFRNGLTYADTFAQKHNINLLVGQQVKYADRQSASNTGYGYQYENGGTPFVDYRILKQTIESNFPYYSMGRDYDRFAAFYASGTYAYNNKYNLTATGRYDGSNRLGQSRKARWLPTWSVAGSWNMDQEPFLQKVNWLNYLTLRASYGLTASMGPATNSNIVFQTINTRRPHLNEVESVISLAHLQNDDLTWEKLYTTNLGLDAGFFNNRLNVSLDLYTRKSFDLISIIKTSGIGGEMYKAANYADMTSKGVELLIGGDVVRKKDWGWKSNITFGYNTNKITNAKNIPAIFDLVVAEGGNKEGYPVHSLFSLQYKGLSPKTGMPSFVNQDGVVSPDVNLQDLKTAQLVYEGPVDPPVTGGFSNTFRYKALSLNVFFTYQWGNKIRLYPAFKTAYSDLDAMPKEFYDRWVMPGDENTTRVPSILDAYEQTLIRGAYPYNNYNYSTERVAKGDFIRLKTVSLTYQLPVSLIRRVGFNSMSVSGAAINPWLIYADKKLHGQDPEFFNSGGVAQPIQKQFTLSIKVGI, from the coding sequence ATGCATAATAAAACCCGATACTACATTTGTTGTCTGACGCTCTTCCTGTCGCTGTTCCACCTACAGGCGGGCGCCGTGGACCTTCAGGATGCGCTTGACAAAAAGATTACCCTCCACCTGCACGATGTTGTACTGAAAGATGCACTGGAGAAAATCAGTAACCTCGCGGAAGTATCTTTTGTATACGTAGGCAACGAGGTACTGAATGCCAACAAAGTCAGCATTTCCGCTCACAATGAAAAAGTAGGCGACCTGCTGCATAAGATATTAACACCCTATTCCTTGTCCTACAGCGTGATCTACGACCGCATCGTGATCAGGCGCGACGCTTCCAAAAAACTCACATCGCTCACCACCGTCAGCACGCCACGCCAGGTAACACCCCGCTTTACCGATGTGAAAGGCACCGTGATCTCTGAAAAGAAAGAACCACTGCCAGGTGTGACCGTACTGGTGAAAGGCTCCTCCAGAGGCGCTACCACAAACGCCAAAGGCGAATTCGAAATTCACCGCGTACCCGGTGATGCTATACTGGTGTTCAACTTCACCGGCTATAAAATGGAAGAAGTACACTCCAGCGAATTTAAAAACGGCAGCATCACCATCGTGATGAAAGAGAAACCGACACGCCTGCAGGAAGTCGTAGTGACAGGCTTTCAGAGCATCGATAAAAGTAAATTCTCCGGCGCCGCCACCCGCCTCAAAGGTGAAGATGTGAAGATAGACGGCATCACAGACGTAAGCCGCATGCTGGAAGGCCGCGTGGCCGGTGTGGCCATACAGAACGTGTCCGGTACTTTCGGTACAGCGCCGAAAGTAAGGGTACGTGGCGCTACGTCTATCAACGGCGACAACAAGCCACTCTGGGTGGTAGACGGCGTGGTGCTGGAAGACGTGGTGAATATCTCCAATGATCAGCTCTCCAGCGGAGACCCCACCACCTTGCTGGGCTCTGCGGTAGCAGGCCTCAACGCCAACGATATCGAAAGTTTTGATATCCTCAAAGATGCGGCCGCTACTGCCTTGTATGGCGCCCGCGCGATGAACGGGGTAGTGGTGATCACAACGAAAAAAGGTCGTGCAGGCAAGCCCGTTATCGCCTACAGCGGTAACTTCAGCACGCAGCTGAAACCAAACTATAACAATTTTAATATCATGAACTCCGGCCAGCAAATGTCTGTGCTGGCGGAGTTGGAACGTAAAGGTATCCTCACTTCGGATATCCTTTCCCGTGGTGACATCGGTGTTTTCGGTAAACTGTATGAATCACTGGACGCAGACGGTAGCGGCAACTTCCCCGTACAGAACGATCCTGTGGCCATGAAAGCTTTCCTGCTGCGTTATGCCAATGCCAACACCGATTGGTTTGGCCTGCTGTTCCGTAACAACTTCGTACAGGAACACTCCCTCAGTATCTCTTCCGGTACGGACAAGTCGCAATCCTATTTCTCTACCAGCTTCTACAGTGACAACGGCTGGACACTGGCCGATAAAGTGAACCGCTACACCCTCAATTACCGCAATACCTATAAATTCTCTGACCGGCTGAGTGCCGGTTTCTCCGCTTTGGCATCGGTGCGGCAGCAAAAAGCACCGGGAGCACTTACCCGTAGCAGTAACCCGGTAGAAGGGCAGTATGACCGCGATTTTGATATCAATCCTTTCAGCTACTCGCTCAATACAAGCCGTACGCTCACTGCCTACGACCAGAACGGCAACCTGGAATATTTCCGGAGAAATTTCGCACCATTTAATATCATCAATGAACTGCGCAACAACTCCCTCGACCTGAACATGATGGACCTGCGCCTCCAGGGCGACCTCGGCTGGCGGCTCACCCGCAACATCCGGTATGAATTCACCGGCGCTATCCGTTATGTTAAATCTTCCCGCGAACACCAGATCACCGAAAACGCGAACATGGCCAACGCCTATCGTGCTGCCGGCAACGCTACCATCGCGCGGAACAACAAGTTCCTCTACCGCAATCCTGACGATCCGGACGCACAGCCTGTCATCGTGCTGCCAGCCGGCGGCTTCTACAACCGTACGGAAGACCAGCTCATGAACTTCGACTTCCGTAATGGCCTTACTTATGCAGATACGTTCGCACAAAAGCATAACATCAATCTGCTGGTAGGACAACAGGTAAAGTATGCCGACCGCCAGAGCGCGTCCAATACCGGCTACGGCTATCAATATGAAAACGGCGGAACGCCGTTTGTGGATTACCGTATCCTGAAACAAACCATTGAGTCCAACTTCCCATATTACAGCATGGGCCGCGACTATGACCGTTTTGCAGCTTTTTATGCGTCCGGCACCTATGCTTACAACAACAAATACAACCTCACCGCTACCGGCCGGTATGACGGTTCCAACAGGCTGGGCCAGTCCCGCAAAGCCCGCTGGCTGCCTACCTGGAGCGTGGCCGGTTCATGGAACATGGACCAGGAGCCTTTCCTTCAGAAAGTGAACTGGCTGAACTATCTCACGCTGCGCGCCAGCTACGGCCTTACCGCCAGCATGGGCCCCGCCACTAATTCCAACATCGTTTTCCAGACCATCAACACCCGCAGGCCGCACCTCAATGAAGTGGAATCCGTGATCAGCCTCGCGCATCTGCAAAATGATGATCTCACCTGGGAAAAGCTCTACACGACCAATCTCGGACTGGACGCAGGATTCTTCAACAACAGGCTTAACGTTTCTCTTGATCTCTATACACGTAAGAGCTTCGACCTTATCAGTATCATCAAAACATCCGGCATAGGTGGCGAAATGTACAAAGCGGCCAACTATGCCGACATGACTTCGAAAGGAGTGGAACTGCTGATCGGAGGGGATGTAGTGCGTAAAAAGGACTGGGGTTGGAAATCCAATATCACTTTCGGTTACAATACCAACAAGATCACCAATGCCAAAAATATCCCGGCCATTTTTGATCTGGTAGTAGCAGAGGGCGGCAACAAAGAAGGATATCCGGTGCATAGCCTGTTTTCTTTACAGTACAAAGGCCTTTCTCCGAAAACAGGCATGCCCTCCTTCGTTAACCAGGACGGTGTTGTAAGCCCGGACGTGAACCTGCAGGACCTTAAAACAGCACAGCTGGTATATGAAGGACCGGTAGACCCTCCGGTGACAGGCGGTTTCTCCAACACGTTCCGTTATAAAGCCCTTTCATTGAATGTCTTCTTTACCTATCAGTGGGGCAATAAAATCCGGTTGTATCCGGCTTTTAAAACCGCCTATTCCGATCTGGACGCCATGCCCAAAGAGTTTTATGACCGTTGGGTAATGCCGGGAGATGAGAACACCACCCGCGTGCCATCTATCCTGGATGCCTATGAACAGACGCTGATCCGCGGCGCTTATCCGTATAACAACTACAACTATTCCACTGAACGGGTGGCCAAAGGTGATTTTATCCGGTTGAAAACCGTGTCACTGACCTATCAGCTACCCGTTTCCCTCATCCGGCGCGTAGGCTTCAACAGCATGTCTGTGAGCGGCGCCGCTATCAACCCGTGGCTCATCTATGCCGATAAGAAGCTGCATGGCCAGGACCCGGAATTTTTCAACTCCGGTGGCGTGGCACAGCCTATTCAGAAGCAATTCACCCTGTCAATAAAAGTTGGTATTTAA